From Mya arenaria isolate MELC-2E11 chromosome 12, ASM2691426v1, the proteins below share one genomic window:
- the LOC128211136 gene encoding uncharacterized protein LOC128211136 isoform X6: MGSYLMMLYVTVDQELALKSYFTQQGWPFKKPDLKVTTEELGGVVQNCLQDPEEPQRPTPALQEKHPSNKRKAPQKQRLPAKVARQVLPTVDNNVPSNEVQDSVETSTAYEDIVAKVEKKDEVNEYHVATSKTVNNIVIEGEDFIVKEELPDSNDESDNDTIDNDFDIAEESGVDSKVEPPEDIPETRTLDEPGTCSEILVGASGQKESSIKELIVQSQDKGRAFD, from the exons ATGGGTAGCTACCTGATGATGCTGTATGTTACTGTGGACCAGGAGTTGGCCCTCAAGTCCTACTTCACTCAACAGGGCTGGCCATTCAAAAAACCAG ACCTGAAAGTCACTACAGAGGAGCTAGGAGgggttgttcaaaactgtttGCAAGACCCTGAAGAACCTCAGAGACCCACTCCCGCACTACAGGAAAAACATCCGTCCAACAAGAGAAAAGCTCCACAAAAGCAACGGTTGCCTGCGAAAGTTGCAAGACAAGTGTTGCCTACTGTTGACAATAATGTGCCTTCAAATGAAGTCCAGGATTCTGTAGAGACATCAACTGCTTATGAAGATATCGTCGCAAAGGTGGAAAAGAAGGATGAAGTAAATGAATACCATGTTGCTACAAGTAAAAcagtaaacaatattgttatagAAGGAGAAGACTTCATTGTAAAGGAAGAACTTCCAGACAGCAATGATGAAAGTGACAATGACACAATTGATAATGACTTTGACATTGCTGAAGAATCAGGTGTTGATAGTAAAGTCGAACCACCAGAAGATATTCCAGAAACAAGGACTCTTGATGAACCTGGCACATGTTCTGAGATACTGGTAGGAGCATCTGGGCAGAAAGAGTCGTCCATAAAA GAGttgatcgtccaatcacaagataagggtCGTGCGTTCGATTAA
- the LOC128211136 gene encoding zinc finger protein 92-like isoform X3 → MGSYLMMLYVTVDQELALKSYFTQQGWPFKKPDLKVTTEELGGVVQNCLQDPEEPQRPTPALQEKHPSNKRKAPQKQRLPAKVARQVLPTVDNNVPSNEVQDSVETSTAYEDIVAKVEKKDEVNEYHVATSKTVNNIVIEGEDFIVKEELPDSNDESDNDTIDNDFDIAEESGVDSKVEPPEDIPETRTLDEPGTCSEILVGASGQKESSIKLVKAGLNFSEEERRTECRVCGIKCRTKRILERHILKHSTNVYACEVCGKTFQDKYYLNRHLKRHFSEYVCQYCGKTFSSSQSLKKHEDVTHSDNPQFKCNFCQKLCSTKADLQSHKALHDKREKPFKSETCNKTFFHKSSLIRHNKQCKHNTEQKAQNFKCSTCDKTFKLARLLKQHKRVHSEPRFSCHGCGRNFIWRQCYKNHLKTCVK, encoded by the exons ATGGGTAGCTACCTGATGATGCTGTATGTTACTGTGGACCAGGAGTTGGCCCTCAAGTCCTACTTCACTCAACAGGGCTGGCCATTCAAAAAACCAG ACCTGAAAGTCACTACAGAGGAGCTAGGAGgggttgttcaaaactgtttGCAAGACCCTGAAGAACCTCAGAGACCCACTCCCGCACTACAGGAAAAACATCCGTCCAACAAGAGAAAAGCTCCACAAAAGCAACGGTTGCCTGCGAAAGTTGCAAGACAAGTGTTGCCTACTGTTGACAATAATGTGCCTTCAAATGAAGTCCAGGATTCTGTAGAGACATCAACTGCTTATGAAGATATCGTCGCAAAGGTGGAAAAGAAGGATGAAGTAAATGAATACCATGTTGCTACAAGTAAAAcagtaaacaatattgttatagAAGGAGAAGACTTCATTGTAAAGGAAGAACTTCCAGACAGCAATGATGAAAGTGACAATGACACAATTGATAATGACTTTGACATTGCTGAAGAATCAGGTGTTGATAGTAAAGTCGAACCACCAGAAGATATTCCAGAAACAAGGACTCTTGATGAACCTGGCACATGTTCTGAGATACTGGTAGGAGCATCTGGGCAGAAAGAGTCGTCCATAAAA CTTGTGAAAGCAGGTTTGAATTTCTctgaagaagaaagaagaacaGAATGTAGAGTGTGTGGAATCAAGTGCAGAACAAAACGAATTCTGGAACGACATATCCTTAAACACAGCACAAATGTATATGCTTGTGAAGTCTGCGGGaaaacatttcaagacaaatacTATTTGAATCGACATTTAAAACGTCATTTTTCAGAATATGTATGTCAATATTGTGGGAAGACCTTTTCCAGTTCCCAAAGTCTCAAAAAACATGAAGACGTCACACATTCAGACAATCCccaatttaaatgcaatttttgtCAGAAACTTTGCTCAACCAAAGCAGATCTTCAGTCACACAAGGCTCTTCATGACAAACGAGAGAAACCTTTTAAAAGCGAAACATgtaataagacattttttcaCAAGTCCAGCCTCATAAGACATAACAAACAGTGTAAACACAATACTGAACAAAAAGCTCAGAACTTTAAATGTTCTACTTGTGACAAAACCTTTAAGTTGGCCAGGTTGCTGAAGCAGCATAAACGTGTTCATTCTGAGCCGAGATTTTCATGTCATGGGTGTGGAAGAAATTTCATATGGAGACAATGTTATAAAAATCACCTTAAAACTTGTGTTAAGTAA